A stretch of DNA from Synechococcus sp. PROS-9-1:
ATTGACCAAACAGCATCAACCATCAGGGTTCCAACCTCTATGCACCACATGCTTCTCAAGCTGAATCATCTCCCTCCTGGATTGAATGAACAGCAGATTTGCGAGCACCTTCAAATTAGTGATGTGCAGCTACAAAACCTTCGCCATGCCCTAGTAGCAAAAAGAACTACTTCCTTGGATATGAAGCTTGGCAGCGATGGTGATGGTTCAACTCTCAATGAATTGCTTTGCGATGAGCAGTCAACCCTCAATATCGATAAATTCCAGTGGGAGATAGTAAGAGATAGGTTGGAAGTGCAAAAAGAATCTGCCATAAATAATGACCAAGTGCTCCTCCGCCGCAATGTTGTTGATGATGAAAGCCTTCAATCGATTGCCAACGAAATCGGTATTAGCCGTGAGCGTGTTCGTCAGAAAGTCGAGCGAGCAAAAAAACAACTTGCATCAAAGTTGATCGAGCACCGGGAGTTGGTTGCATAAATGTTGGGGCCTTTCCATCGCTGTCCCCACCGTGATCCTCCCAGTCTCCATCTGTAGGGATTGTTCAGGCACTTAGGCAATAACAAACCCAGTCAGAGACTGGGTTTGTTATTGCAACGGAGAGGGTCGGATTCGAACCGACGGTGGGCTTGCACCCACGCTGGTTTTCAAGACCAGAGCCATAAACCACTCGACCACCTCTCCCTGAGGCCTTTATATCTTATCATCTCGCCAACATTAAGGCTGGAACTTACCTACGAGTTTTTTTAAGCCTGTAACGGTATAAATTTTACCAAGGAAGTGATTACTAACTTGTCCAAAAAAGTTAAGGTCTCATGGCTTTTGAGTGCTCTGTGTGCATTGTTGATGTATTGATCCTTTTTGATTTGTATGCTTTGACCAGTTGTTAAACCCATTGCTGTTGCTTAAATTTGTTTCTAGTAAGTTTTAGTTCAATTGCAGTCAGACATAAGTCTTGTGCCATGTGATCTAGTCTTATATTTGTCTGAGGCGATTTCTTGACATAAAAAAAGGACTTAAGCTTTGTGCCTAAGCCCTTTTTGATTGTTTAGCTATTCGGCTTTGCTAACGGTAATAAGCATTTGTCTGAATCACATCCAGCCGGACCTGCTTCCGTAAGCTCTCCATTGTCATACCTTTGCAATGCGTCGAAAAAGTCATTGTTGACTCGGCGTTCAATGACTTCCTTCTGCATGCGCTCATAGGTTTGTGCATCGATTGGTTCGAATGGCAAGCGAGGGAAGGTTGCATTCGCATCGAATCGAGCAAGGAGCGCTGCAGAAATGTATCCACCCCCCTGTTGGATGGTCTTGTGAAGAGCATCGGTTAATGGTTCGATCTCATGCTCACGAAATTCAATCGTTGCCGATGTGTTGTGGGCGGTGAAGTTCGATTGGACTTGCATGTAGAAGTCAAACTGTGCCAACGCCGAAAACGCATTGATCTCCACAGTGTCTGCTCCTGGAAGATTGGCCCAGCTCACTTCTGTTGGAATTTCCACTAACCATTCCGTGCAGCGTGTATCAAATGGATCATTCAAAAGACGACCTTGATCATCCTTGTCCGACTGAGAGGGAACCACGGTGTAGCCATAGTCCATGCAGGCCATTGCTACAGGATCATTTTTGCGGAATGTGATCCTGCGGATAAAGCGTTGAGCTTTGGGGGGATGCCATCCTGGAGCAGCACCTGTGAGCAGGCTTTTTGTACCGGCTGGCTGAACTGTGGTGCAGCGATTTGGACGCCGTAAACCATGGCGGTCGCAATAATCCCAGACGGTTTCATTCACGATCGACTTCCACCTCTTCAAGTAGTTAGCCTCTTGCGTCTTGTAGTTGAGGCCTTCTTCGGTTTCTGGTCTCCCAGCTTCCCACCACTTCAACCAAGCTGTGCCGAAAGCATGAACGAAGAAGTCAAACAAGCCAGTAAAGCTCACACCCACAATTGGATCCCAGGCGCGACTCTGGCGGT
This window harbors:
- a CDS encoding sigma-70 family RNA polymerase sigma factor, which produces MVNGNIDQFLAEMGRIPLLTAAEEITLGTAVQLGKSLEATPRQQRAGQRAKERMIKANIRLVVNVSRKYMHRQMGQLESGDLIQEGCIGLNRAVEKFDPELGYKFSTYAYWWIRQAISRAIDQTASTIRVPTSMHHMLLKLNHLPPGLNEQQICEHLQISDVQLQNLRHALVAKRTTSLDMKLGSDGDGSTLNELLCDEQSTLNIDKFQWEIVRDRLEVQKESAINNDQVLLRRNVVDDESLQSIANEIGISRERVRQKVERAKKQLASKLIEHRELVA